DNA sequence from the Streptomyces canus genome:
CAGAAATGGGGGCCGGCGCCGAACGAAAGGTGCTGGTTGTTGGTGCGCCGCAGATCCATCCGCTCCGGCTCGGGGAAGCGCCGTGGATCGCGGTTGGCGATCGCGGGGCTGACGATGACCGTGGAGCCCGCTCCGATCTCCGCGCCACCCACCGCGATGTCCTCGCTCACATAGCGCGGCACCCCGATGCTGGGATTGGTGTCGAAGCGCAGCACCTCGTCGACGGCGCTCGGCACGATCGACGGATCGGCCACCACCGTCTCGAAGCGGCTGCGGTCGGCGAGCAGCATCGCCGTCATCTTCCCGATCATGTTGGCGGTGGTCTCGTGTCCTGCCACCAGGATCGCCATGGCCGTGACGATCAGCTCCACCATGTCGAGCCGGCCGTCCTCGCTGTCGGTGATGTTGATCAGCTCGCTGAGTAGATCGTCCCCGGGCTCGGCCCGTTTCGCCTCGATCAGCTTGGCCAGATAGATACCGAAGTCCTGCCGGGCCGCGTCCACTTCGGCCTTGCTGTGCCGGGTGAGCGTCAGGATCGCGTCCGACCAGGTAGCGAACCGGTGCAGATCCTCGGTCGGCACTCCCAGCAGATCGCCGATCACCCGGACCGGCAGGATCGCGCCGATGTCCCGGGCGATGTCCGCCCGGGGGCCGGCCGCGACCATCTTGTCGACCAGTTCGTCCGCGAGCGCCTGGATCCGCGGCCGCATGCTCTCCACCCGCTTGATGGTGAAGGCCTTCGCCATCAAGCGGCGCCAGCGCAGATGCCCTTCGCCCTCGAAGATCTTCAGCCCGCTGGTCGCCTGCCGGCTGAACACCCCGCCGTCCTCGCTCGCCCCGATCCGGGACTCGGCGTCGGCCGGTATCTGCCGGGTGAAGCGCGGATCCGCGAGCAGCGCCCTGGCCTCC
Encoded proteins:
- a CDS encoding cytochrome P450 → MTTTEPPLTEAAPGPAQTCPVMHGTQPAAAGRDLLDYPFSGAVPLDPPVEWEQVREQCPVVAVRLPSGDEAHLVTRYEEARALLADPRFTRQIPADAESRIGASEDGGVFSRQATSGLKIFEGEGHLRWRRLMAKAFTIKRVESMRPRIQALADELVDKMVAAGPRADIARDIGAILPVRVIGDLLGVPTEDLHRFATWSDAILTLTRHSKAEVDAARQDFGIYLAKLIEAKRAEPGDDLLSELINITDSEDGRLDMVELIVTAMAILVAGHETTANMIGKMTAMLLADRSRFETVVADPSIVPSAVDEVLRFDTNPSIGVPRYVSEDIAVGGAEIGAGSTVIVSPAIANRDPRRFPEPERMDLRRTNNQHLSFGAGPHFCLGQPLARAELQVVLGTLARRLPTLRLAIDRRELRVKQGLIVVGFEEVPVEW